A single window of Watersipora subatra chromosome 11, tzWatSuba1.1, whole genome shotgun sequence DNA harbors:
- the LOC137408561 gene encoding MICOS complex subunit Mic10-like — translation MSEELNKTEMKSEDALGRMWDRCIADTIVKTGSGLAIGALASLAFFKRKPWPAILGVGIGLGHGVANCQNDYKALASPKVQSRSVSVSTE, via the exons TCTGAAGaattaaataaaacagaaaTGAAGTCTGAAGATGCTCTGGGACGTATGTGGGATCGTTGCATAGCTGACACAATAGTAAAAACAG GCAGCGGCCTCGCCATAGGCGCTCTTGCTTCGTTAGCCTTCTTCAAGC GAAAGCCATGGCCAGCGATATTAGGAGTTGGAATCGGGCTAGGACACGGCGTAGCAAACTGTCAAAATGATTATAAAGCGCTGGCTAGTCCCAAAGTACAATCTCGCTCAGTG AGTGTCAGCACGGAGTGA